A part of Aquaspirillum sp. LM1 genomic DNA contains:
- the ada gene encoding bifunctional DNA-binding transcriptional regulator/O6-methylguanine-DNA methyltransferase Ada: MSQDTERLAEATRQDPRWAQLLARDPAAEGLFYYAVTSTGVYCRPTCGARTPRPEHVRFFLTGDAARLAGFRPCRRCKPEQPPLAAQHAERIAGLCRLMEAADTPPSLAWLAEQAGMSPHYLHRVFKAVTGVTPHAYAQALRAARVREALGQHARVSDALYQAGYQSSGHFYQTSTQLLGMTPSHYQAGGVAEQLRFAVGQCSLGAILLAASARGVCAILLGDDPDALVRNLQARFPKATLLGGDAGFEQWMAQVVGWVDCPKVGLDLPLDIRGTAFQQRVWQALREIPPGMTASYSEIAQRIGAPSAVRAVAGACAANALAVAIPCHRVVRHDGSISGYRWGVERKRALLAREAQQDENG, translated from the coding sequence ATGTCCCAAGACACCGAACGCCTGGCCGAGGCCACCCGGCAAGACCCGCGCTGGGCGCAACTGCTGGCGCGCGACCCTGCTGCCGAGGGGCTGTTTTACTATGCGGTGACCAGCACCGGCGTGTACTGCCGCCCCACGTGTGGTGCGCGCACGCCGCGTCCTGAGCATGTCCGCTTTTTTCTGACTGGCGATGCCGCCAGGCTGGCAGGATTTCGGCCCTGCCGGCGCTGCAAGCCAGAGCAGCCGCCGCTGGCGGCGCAGCACGCCGAGCGGATTGCCGGTTTGTGCCGGCTGATGGAAGCCGCTGACACGCCGCCCAGCCTGGCCTGGCTGGCAGAACAGGCCGGGATGAGCCCACATTATCTGCATCGGGTGTTCAAGGCGGTGACCGGGGTGACACCCCATGCCTACGCCCAGGCGCTGCGGGCGGCGCGGGTGCGGGAGGCGCTGGGCCAGCACGCCAGGGTGAGCGATGCGCTGTATCAGGCCGGTTATCAGTCCAGCGGGCATTTTTACCAAACATCGACCCAACTGCTGGGCATGACCCCCAGCCACTACCAGGCTGGCGGCGTGGCCGAGCAGCTGCGTTTTGCTGTGGGGCAATGTTCGCTGGGGGCGATTCTGCTGGCTGCCAGTGCGCGTGGGGTGTGCGCCATCCTGCTGGGGGACGACCCCGACGCACTGGTGCGCAACCTGCAGGCGCGCTTTCCCAAGGCAACGCTGCTGGGCGGTGATGCCGGATTTGAACAGTGGATGGCGCAGGTGGTGGGGTGGGTTGACTGCCCCAAGGTGGGGCTGGATTTGCCGCTGGATATTCGTGGCACGGCGTTTCAGCAGCGGGTATGGCAGGCGCTACGGGAGATTCCGCCCGGCATGACCGCCAGTTACAGCGAGATTGCCCAGCGCATTGGCGCACCCAGCGCCGTGCGCGCCGTGGCGGGCGCGTGTGCAGCCAATGCGCTGGCGGTGGCGATTCCCTGTCATCGGGTGGTGCGCCACGATGGCAGCATCTCGGGTTATCGCTGGGGGGTGGAACGCAAGCGGGCATTGCTGGCGCGTGAGGCGCAACAGGACGAAAACGGCTGA
- a CDS encoding sulfonate ABC transporter substrate-binding protein: MTAFTLTRRRLLGALTTLALSLALPAPSWAAGSDTLRIGYQKYGTLVLLKAQGTLEKRLAPLGIQVKWAEFPGGPQLLEALNVGSVDFGTTGETPPIFAQAAGADLVYVAHEPPAPKGEGIIVHKDSPIKSVHDLKGKRVALNKGSNVHYLLVKALEKAGLKYEDVQTVFLSPSDARAAFERGSVDAWVIWDPFFAAAEQQLGARLVADGVGHVSNHQFYLASRSYADNNAKVVKVIVEELARLDGWAKQNLKEVASQLSSQIGLDANIVKIAADRGTYDVRPLDAKVVAEQQRIADTFYQLKLIPKKLVVKEIVWTGLGGK; the protein is encoded by the coding sequence ATGACTGCATTCACCCTTACCCGCCGCCGCCTGCTCGGCGCACTGACCACCCTGGCGCTCAGCCTGGCCTTGCCCGCGCCCAGTTGGGCCGCCGGCAGCGATACCCTGCGGATTGGCTATCAGAAATACGGCACGCTGGTGCTGCTCAAGGCCCAAGGCACGCTGGAAAAACGCCTGGCCCCGCTGGGTATTCAGGTGAAATGGGCCGAATTTCCCGGTGGCCCGCAACTGCTGGAAGCGCTGAACGTGGGCAGCGTTGACTTTGGCACCACCGGGGAAACCCCGCCGATTTTTGCCCAGGCCGCCGGCGCTGACCTGGTGTATGTGGCCCATGAGCCACCGGCCCCGAAAGGCGAAGGCATCATTGTGCACAAGGACTCGCCGATCAAATCGGTGCATGACCTGAAAGGCAAGCGGGTGGCACTGAACAAGGGCTCGAATGTGCACTACCTGCTGGTCAAGGCGCTGGAAAAGGCCGGCCTGAAGTATGAGGATGTGCAAACCGTCTTCCTGTCACCCTCCGACGCCCGCGCCGCATTCGAACGCGGCAGCGTTGACGCCTGGGTGATCTGGGACCCATTCTTTGCCGCCGCCGAACAACAGCTGGGTGCCCGCCTGGTGGCCGATGGCGTGGGCCATGTCAGCAATCACCAGTTTTATCTGGCTTCGCGCAGCTACGCCGACAATAACGCCAAAGTGGTGAAGGTGATCGTCGAAGAACTTGCCCGCCTGGATGGCTGGGCCAAACAGAACCTGAAGGAAGTGGCCAGTCAGCTGTCGTCACAAATTGGCCTGGACGCCAATATTGTCAAGATTGCCGCCGACCGGGGCACCTATGACGTGCGTCCGCTCGACGCCAAAGTGGTGGCCGAGCAACAACGGATTGCCGATACGTTTTACCAGCTCAAGCTGATTCCGAAAAAGCTGGTGGTAAAGGAGATTGTCTGGACGGGGCTGGGCGGGAAGTAA
- a CDS encoding amidohydrolase family protein — MNVIDMRCRPAYLHDFFGATSGTAAYATARWLNRRVGSQHDEHFTPSLTQEGFLQEIHQAGLTRAVVVGRHTPGQHLPNDQIHQIVAGHDVLLGVGAVDPIVQGVQPALDELERAVNTLGLIGIDVEPGFGQPARHADDRAYYPVYEACAALGVPVFIMSGPTTPDPSYNDPAAIGRLAQAFPQLPIVCYHGFYPNVAGIVGVAFRHENVYVVPDMYLFVAGAHGYVDAANGFMRDQLLFGSSYPFRPIGQSIDDFLALGFKEDVIDRVLYGNAARLLGLDAATPSNR, encoded by the coding sequence ATGAACGTGATCGACATGCGCTGCCGGCCAGCCTATCTGCACGACTTTTTTGGTGCCACCTCAGGCACCGCCGCCTACGCCACCGCGCGCTGGCTGAACCGTCGGGTGGGTTCGCAGCATGACGAGCATTTCACCCCGTCGCTGACCCAGGAAGGGTTTTTGCAGGAAATCCACCAGGCCGGGCTGACCCGCGCCGTGGTGGTCGGTCGCCACACCCCCGGCCAGCATCTGCCCAACGACCAGATTCACCAGATTGTTGCCGGTCACGACGTGCTGCTTGGCGTGGGCGCGGTGGACCCGATTGTCCAGGGCGTGCAGCCGGCGCTGGACGAGCTGGAGCGGGCGGTCAACACCCTGGGCCTGATCGGTATCGACGTGGAGCCTGGTTTTGGCCAGCCCGCCCGCCACGCCGACGACCGTGCCTATTACCCGGTGTACGAAGCCTGCGCGGCGCTGGGTGTGCCGGTGTTCATCATGTCCGGTCCGACCACCCCCGACCCCAGCTACAACGACCCGGCAGCAATTGGCCGGCTGGCGCAGGCTTTTCCGCAGCTGCCGATTGTCTGCTACCACGGTTTTTATCCCAATGTTGCCGGCATTGTCGGCGTGGCCTTCCGCCATGAAAACGTGTATGTGGTGCCCGACATGTATCTGTTTGTGGCCGGTGCTCATGGCTATGTGGATGCCGCCAACGGCTTTATGCGTGACCAGCTGCTGTTTGGCTCGTCTTATCCGTTCCGCCCGATTGGCCAGTCGATTGACGATTTTCTGGCGCTGGGCTTCAAGGAAGACGTGATCGACCGCGTGCTGTACGGCAACGCCGCCCGCTTGCTGGGCCTGGACGCCGCCACCCCATCGAACCGCTAA
- the ssuD gene encoding FMNH2-dependent alkanesulfonate monooxygenase: MSLDIFWFLPTSGDTRYLGKADAARPATNAYLRQIAVAVDQLGYDGILIPTGSGCLDPWVTASTVATVTQRIKLLVALRTALTQPTAAARQAATLDQVSNGRLLVNVVAGGDAVELAGDGIFLDHDARYDEASEFLTIWRELLAGKTVNFTGQHHTVRDARNFFPPVQTPHPGIYFGGSSPAAHELAAEHVDAYLTWGEPPAAVAEKIADVRARAAKYGRTVRFGVRLHVIVRETSEAAWAAAEALIEHIDDDTIAKVQARYAQMDSEGQRRMTALHKGRRDQLEVSPNLWAGVGLVRGGAGTALVGDPHTVAARLKEYADLGVDSFVLSGYPHLEEAYRFAELVFPLLPGKAELRPQGKIVTGGPFDASTLADAPAVEQEAA; this comes from the coding sequence ATGAGTCTTGATATTTTCTGGTTCCTGCCCACCTCGGGCGATACCCGTTACTTGGGCAAGGCCGATGCCGCCCGCCCGGCCACCAATGCCTACCTGCGCCAGATTGCCGTGGCGGTGGACCAGCTTGGCTACGATGGCATTTTGATTCCCACCGGCAGCGGCTGCCTCGATCCCTGGGTGACCGCCTCTACCGTGGCGACTGTCACCCAGCGCATCAAGCTCTTGGTGGCGCTGCGCACCGCGCTGACCCAGCCTACCGCCGCCGCCCGTCAGGCCGCCACGCTGGACCAGGTGAGCAATGGCCGTCTGCTGGTCAATGTGGTGGCCGGCGGCGACGCGGTCGAACTGGCCGGCGACGGGATTTTTCTTGACCATGATGCCCGCTACGATGAAGCCAGCGAATTCCTGACCATCTGGCGTGAGCTGCTGGCGGGCAAAACCGTCAACTTTACCGGCCAGCATCACACCGTGCGTGACGCGCGCAACTTCTTCCCACCAGTGCAAACCCCGCATCCGGGGATTTACTTTGGCGGCTCGTCGCCTGCCGCGCACGAGCTGGCTGCCGAGCATGTTGACGCCTATCTGACTTGGGGCGAACCCCCAGCCGCCGTGGCGGAAAAAATTGCCGACGTGCGCGCCCGCGCCGCCAAATATGGCCGCACCGTGCGCTTTGGCGTGCGCCTGCATGTGATTGTGCGCGAAACCAGCGAAGCCGCCTGGGCCGCCGCCGAAGCGCTGATTGAACATATCGACGACGACACCATTGCCAAGGTGCAGGCGCGCTACGCGCAGATGGATTCGGAAGGGCAGCGGCGCATGACGGCCCTGCACAAGGGTCGGCGCGACCAGCTGGAAGTCAGCCCCAATCTGTGGGCCGGGGTGGGTCTGGTGCGTGGCGGTGCCGGCACTGCGCTGGTGGGTGACCCGCACACCGTGGCGGCGCGGCTGAAGGAATACGCCGACCTGGGCGTGGACAGCTTTGTGTTGTCCGGCTACCCGCATCTGGAAGAAGCCTACCGCTTTGCCGAACTGGTGTTTCCGCTGCTGCCGGGCAAGGCCGAGCTGCGCCCGCAGGGCAAGATTGTCACCGGTGGGCCATTTGACGCCAGCACCCTGGCGGATGCCCCGGCGGTGGAACAGGAGGCAGCATGA
- a CDS encoding GntR family transcriptional regulator codes for MTSRLDLSQPLHGQIRDWLRGEILAGRYLPYARLPSEKALMSQFGVSRITVRHALGVLAQEGLLSTVAGKGSFVAPPKPAQALARLQGFAEAMHSQGYQAYNRVESLVERPASATVARWLALAEGAPVTEIRRVRHLDGVPVSVDLTYVPVELGRRLAQADLAGRDIFAIYEQDYGIALGYAELSIDAVAASAELATRLEVAEGAPLIHLERMTYTRDGQPLELDWIHYRGDRFRYRLRIDRE; via the coding sequence ATGACCTCCCGACTAGACCTCAGCCAGCCGCTACACGGCCAGATCCGCGACTGGCTACGCGGCGAAATTCTTGCTGGCCGCTACCTGCCATACGCGCGCCTGCCCTCGGAAAAGGCGCTGATGAGCCAGTTTGGCGTCAGCCGCATCACCGTGCGCCACGCACTGGGTGTGCTGGCACAAGAAGGCCTGCTCAGCACAGTAGCCGGCAAGGGCAGCTTTGTCGCTCCGCCCAAACCCGCCCAGGCGCTGGCGCGGCTGCAAGGCTTTGCCGAAGCGATGCACAGCCAGGGGTATCAGGCGTATAACCGGGTGGAATCGCTGGTCGAACGTCCTGCCAGCGCCACTGTGGCCCGCTGGCTGGCGCTGGCCGAAGGCGCACCAGTCACTGAAATCCGCCGCGTGCGCCACCTGGACGGCGTGCCAGTGTCGGTGGACCTCACCTATGTGCCGGTGGAGCTGGGCCGGCGGCTGGCGCAGGCAGACCTGGCCGGGCGCGATATCTTTGCCATCTATGAACAGGATTACGGCATCGCCCTGGGCTATGCCGAGCTGAGCATCGACGCCGTTGCCGCCAGTGCCGAGCTTGCTACCCGGCTGGAGGTGGCCGAAGGCGCGCCGCTGATCCATCTGGAGCGGATGACCTACACCCGCGACGGCCAGCCGCTGGAGCTGGACTGGATTCATTACCGGGGCGATCGTTTCCGCTATCGGCTGCGCATTGACCGCGAGTAA
- a CDS encoding thiopurine S-methyltransferase, translated as MSVSRPPPATSRDHALWQQCWRDRHIDFHQAVPNPLLMRFWPTLAAGARVLVPLCGKSLDMGWLAAQGHQVVGVELSHLAIRAFFRTLQLKPRRHVVGDFTVWESGPFQLWCGDYFALSRELLGPIDAVYDRAALTALPEDLRSAYVLQLRRLLPAACPVLLLTVEDAEEGESAEQTAEAAEEIGTLFTLAFSVQLRHVESVSEAEGQAEHKVYQLYTQVEGEPAAPWAPAGPV; from the coding sequence ATGTCTGTTTCCCGGCCCCCGCCGGCCACCAGCCGCGACCATGCGCTATGGCAACAATGCTGGCGTGACCGGCATATCGATTTTCATCAAGCTGTCCCCAACCCGCTGCTGATGCGCTTCTGGCCTACGCTGGCGGCTGGCGCGCGCGTGCTGGTGCCGTTGTGCGGCAAAAGCCTCGACATGGGCTGGCTGGCGGCGCAAGGCCATCAGGTGGTGGGGGTGGAGCTTAGCCATCTGGCCATCCGGGCATTCTTTCGCACGCTTCAGCTCAAGCCGCGCCGGCATGTGGTGGGCGACTTTACCGTATGGGAAAGCGGCCCGTTCCAGCTGTGGTGCGGCGATTATTTTGCCTTGAGCCGCGAGCTGCTTGGGCCGATTGATGCCGTGTACGACCGCGCCGCGCTGACTGCCCTGCCGGAAGATCTGCGCAGTGCTTACGTGCTGCAGTTGCGCCGCCTGCTGCCTGCGGCGTGTCCGGTGCTGCTGCTGACGGTGGAAGATGCCGAAGAAGGCGAAAGCGCCGAACAAACGGCAGAGGCCGCCGAGGAAATCGGCACGCTGTTCACCCTGGCGTTCAGCGTGCAGCTGCGTCATGTGGAAAGCGTCAGCGAGGCGGAGGGTCAGGCTGAACACAAGGTGTATCAGCTGTATACCCAGGTGGAGGGTGAACCGGCGGCACCATGGGCACCGGCTGGCCCGGTGTAG
- a CDS encoding diguanylate cyclase domain-containing protein: MLLRTHSLRFRLIGLGLLINLMIVGLISAVTLYSLHDIARRDLATQLATLDRLVSATLLEPVSSQDLNTLYGQVERFTRYDNIVYLAVRSPQGEMLASSAWNARHAPPPPDQLASFMLFGRNDQVFHHRLTLQYGSQPVGEVLYGLSVADARDALSRALGWCALIGLFSVFSLLGLQWLLGAWLLRPLRRLGRAAQAIADGQYDVQVPEARHDEIGQLARHFSHMRDALRQQIGEIQSQKNMLHAIADYAYAWELWINPDNKLFWTNSASERIIGYTREECMAQVSVLETIVHTDDRQRLRRALAHAIEARTSGQGFEFRARHQSGHWLWLMANWHPIYGALDVYQGCRLSVMDCTQIKNDQLALNKAFAELQALQQQNEAHLREVERERARLTALFSSLSIGMVLTDHQHRIAYANPMFARMLSLSSVDQLIGEDLSSLVPAMFAPHDASEEEAPRNELRLDDKRVLAFQHVEVNDNEHGSLWIFEDVTAERATAEQLIFLAERDTLTGIYNRRRFDTELERMVKRADRREQPMALVIFDLNDFKIINDSHGHAAGDQVLIDIGRVVNKTVRQNEVFCRLGGDEFAVLLPEASAYDATMLSRRVVQQITGLDFEFDGVKRRVSASLGIAVYPSHAKDADTLVAAADAAMYQAKKQDKRGCWVVFDSSMKLDASHLLHAHTYPEEPQRLEPTVFADTGHDDAQPSMIDELFG, encoded by the coding sequence ATGCTGCTTCGCACCCACTCCCTGCGTTTTCGCCTGATTGGCCTGGGCCTGCTGATCAACCTGATGATTGTCGGGCTGATCTCGGCAGTCACCCTGTATTCCCTGCACGATATTGCCCGCCGCGACCTGGCCACCCAGCTGGCCACGCTCGACCGGCTGGTCAGCGCCACCTTGCTGGAACCGGTGTCCAGTCAAGACCTCAATACCCTGTACGGACAAGTGGAACGCTTTACCCGCTACGACAATATTGTCTATCTGGCGGTGCGCTCGCCGCAGGGTGAGATGCTGGCCAGCAGTGCCTGGAATGCCCGCCACGCCCCGCCGCCGCCCGACCAATTGGCCTCATTCATGCTGTTTGGCCGCAATGACCAGGTGTTTCACCACCGGCTGACGCTGCAATACGGCAGCCAGCCAGTGGGCGAAGTGCTATACGGCCTGTCGGTGGCCGACGCGCGCGATGCACTGTCGCGGGCGCTGGGCTGGTGTGCGCTGATTGGCCTGTTCAGCGTGTTTTCGCTGCTTGGCTTGCAGTGGCTGCTGGGTGCCTGGCTACTGCGCCCGCTGCGCCGGCTGGGCCGCGCCGCACAGGCGATTGCCGATGGCCAGTACGATGTACAGGTTCCGGAAGCACGCCACGATGAAATTGGCCAGCTGGCCCGCCATTTCAGCCATATGCGCGACGCGCTGCGCCAGCAGATTGGCGAAATCCAGTCGCAAAAGAACATGCTGCACGCGATTGCCGACTACGCCTACGCCTGGGAATTATGGATCAACCCGGACAACAAGCTGTTCTGGACCAATAGCGCGTCGGAACGCATCATCGGTTATACCCGTGAAGAATGCATGGCCCAGGTCTCGGTGCTGGAAACCATTGTCCACACCGACGACCGCCAGCGCCTGCGCCGCGCCCTGGCCCACGCCATTGAGGCGCGCACCTCGGGCCAGGGCTTTGAATTTCGCGCCCGCCACCAAAGCGGCCACTGGCTGTGGCTAATGGCCAACTGGCACCCGATTTATGGCGCGCTCGATGTTTATCAGGGCTGCCGGCTGAGTGTGATGGACTGCACCCAGATCAAGAACGACCAATTGGCACTGAACAAGGCATTTGCCGAACTGCAGGCGCTGCAGCAGCAGAACGAAGCCCATCTGCGCGAGGTGGAACGCGAACGTGCCCGGCTGACCGCGCTGTTTTCCTCGCTGTCAATCGGCATGGTGCTGACCGACCACCAGCACCGCATTGCCTACGCCAACCCGATGTTTGCCCGCATGCTCAGCCTGTCGTCGGTGGACCAACTGATTGGCGAAGACCTCAGCAGCCTGGTGCCGGCGATGTTTGCCCCACACGACGCCAGCGAGGAAGAAGCCCCGCGCAACGAGCTGCGCCTGGACGATAAGCGGGTGCTGGCCTTCCAGCATGTGGAAGTCAACGATAACGAACATGGCAGCCTGTGGATTTTTGAGGATGTCACCGCCGAACGCGCCACCGCCGAACAGCTCATCTTCCTGGCCGAGCGCGACACCCTCACCGGCATTTACAACCGCCGCCGCTTTGATACCGAGCTGGAGCGCATGGTCAAACGCGCCGACCGGCGCGAGCAGCCGATGGCGCTGGTGATTTTTGACCTGAACGACTTCAAGATCATCAACGACAGCCACGGTCACGCCGCCGGCGACCAAGTGCTGATCGACATTGGCCGGGTGGTGAATAAAACCGTGCGGCAAAACGAAGTATTCTGCCGGCTGGGGGGGGATGAATTTGCCGTGCTGCTGCCGGAAGCCAGCGCCTACGACGCCACCATGCTGTCACGCCGGGTGGTGCAGCAAATCACCGGGCTCGACTTTGAATTTGACGGCGTCAAGCGCCGGGTCAGCGCCAGTCTGGGCATTGCCGTCTATCCTTCGCACGCCAAGGACGCCGACACGCTGGTCGCCGCTGCCGACGCCGCCATGTATCAGGCCAAGAAACAGGACAAACGCGGCTGCTGGGTGGTGTTTGACAGCAGCATGAAACTGGACGCCAGCCACCTGCTGCACGCCCACACCTATCCGGAAGAACCGCAGCGCCTGGAGCCCACCGTGTTTGCCGACACTGGCCACGACGACGCCCAGCCGTCGATGATCGACGAGTTGTTCGGCTGA
- the argA gene encoding amino-acid N-acetyltransferase — protein sequence MSTPEFVQWFREAAPYIHAFRGRTFVIAFGGEVISQGKFAGLSYDLNLLVSMGVRIVLVHGARPQIDALLAVQGLTPRFHGSIRITDPDTLEVVKQAVGVTRADIEAGLSMALPNSPMAGANLRVAAGNYLVARPLGVRDGVDMLYTGQIRKIDTPALHARLDAGELVMLSTLGYSPSGEIFNLTLEEVASATAIALKAEKLIFLTDTPGIMDTRGELLRQLTANEAEAFLAEQPAHSGGDVAIYLPYAIRATRQGVKRAHLISHRTEGALLTELFTHDGIGSMISPQPLVRLREASIDDIGDILSLIEPLERLGTLVKRGREQLEMEIQKFSLLEHDGRIIACVAMNLFAEVSMAELACLAVDPEWAGEGYGETLLRHVETLARASGVARLFVLTTQTAHWFVERGFVPGDITELPQAKQQIYNFQRRSKVFFKKL from the coding sequence ATGAGCACGCCAGAATTTGTTCAGTGGTTTCGCGAAGCCGCGCCGTATATCCATGCCTTTCGGGGCCGAACCTTTGTCATTGCCTTTGGCGGCGAAGTCATCAGCCAGGGCAAGTTTGCCGGGCTGAGCTACGACCTCAACCTGCTGGTCAGCATGGGCGTGCGCATTGTGCTGGTGCACGGCGCCCGCCCCCAGATTGATGCCCTGCTGGCCGTGCAGGGCCTGACCCCACGCTTTCATGGCAGCATCCGCATTACCGACCCCGACACCCTGGAAGTTGTCAAACAGGCGGTTGGCGTCACCCGTGCCGATATCGAGGCCGGGCTGTCAATGGCGCTGCCCAACTCGCCGATGGCCGGGGCCAATTTGCGCGTGGCCGCTGGCAACTATCTGGTGGCGCGACCCCTGGGCGTGCGCGACGGGGTGGACATGCTGTACACCGGGCAAATCCGCAAGATTGACACCCCGGCGCTGCATGCCCGGCTGGACGCCGGCGAACTGGTGATGCTGTCCACGCTGGGCTATTCTCCCAGTGGCGAGATTTTCAACCTCACCCTGGAAGAAGTGGCCAGCGCCACCGCGATTGCGCTGAAAGCCGAAAAACTGATTTTTCTGACCGACACCCCCGGCATCATGGATACGCGCGGCGAACTGTTGCGCCAGCTGACCGCCAATGAAGCCGAGGCGTTTCTGGCCGAACAGCCCGCCCACAGCGGCGGCGATGTGGCGATTTACCTGCCTTATGCCATCCGCGCCACCCGCCAGGGGGTCAAGCGTGCGCATTTGATCAGCCACCGTACCGAAGGTGCGCTGCTGACCGAGCTGTTCACCCACGACGGCATTGGCTCAATGATCTCCCCGCAACCGCTGGTGCGTCTGCGCGAAGCCAGTATCGATGATATTGGTGACATTTTGTCGTTGATCGAGCCGCTGGAGCGGCTGGGCACCCTGGTCAAGCGCGGGCGTGAACAGCTGGAAATGGAAATCCAGAAGTTCTCCCTGCTTGAGCACGATGGTCGAATTATTGCTTGTGTGGCGATGAACCTGTTTGCCGAGGTCAGCATGGCCGAACTGGCCTGTCTGGCAGTGGATCCGGAATGGGCGGGCGAAGGCTATGGCGAAACCCTGCTGCGCCATGTGGAAACCCTGGCGCGCGCCAGCGGGGTGGCACGGCTGTTTGTGCTGACCACCCAGACCGCCCACTGGTTTGTCGAACGCGGCTTTGTGCCAGGGGATATCACTGAGTTGCCACAGGCAAAACAGCAGATTTATAACTTTCAGCGACGTTCCAAGGTTTTTTTCAAGAAGCTGTAG